CAGAAAGCCATTGGCAGTAAACGTTTCAGCTGTTTCTTCTGGACGATTTTGATAACCTATCATTACCTGCGGACCTTTGACACAAATCTCGCCGCGATCACCCAATGCGACTTCATTTTCATCATCATCGATCAGTATTATATCGGTGCTAGAGGCAGGGATACCAATTTTACCCGTGAACTCAGCAATGGTCATCGGGTTAAAAGCAGCCACTGGTGAGGTTTCTGACAAACCATAACCTTCAACGATAGGCAGACCAGTGATTTTATGCCACTCTTTTGCCACGCTTGGCAAGACAGACATACCGCCACCGATAGACGCTTTTAGGTTAGAGAAATCTAAGTCTGCAAAGCCGTCTTTGTGTACTAGACCGTTGAACAAAGTATTCACTGCAGGGATAAAGGCGGGTTTGTATTTGGCCATCTCTTTAATCAAACCATCCAAATCACGAGGGTTTGGGATAAGCAAGCCTGCATAACCTCGGTACATGCCATACATGCCGCAGACCATAAATGAGAATACATGATATAGCGGTAGTGCCGTCAGGATGACATCATTGGCATCAACATCATCATCAAATGCACTGTCCATCAATGCACTAATCTGTAGCATATTGGCAACTAAGTTACCGTGGGACAGCATTGCACCTTTGGCAACCCCTGTCGTACCGCCCGTATATTGCAATAATGCCACGTCACTTAAATTCAAATCAGGGCGCTTATATTTGCTGGCTGATACTGCACTTAAAGCGTGCTTAAAACTCACGCTGTTTGGCAGGCTATAAGCCGGAATCATTTTTTTGACATGGCGCGCAACGAGATTAACGACGGCTCCTTTCACTGTTCCTAGCATATCACCAATCTTACAAACGATGACATGCTCAACCTGACCTTTGTCTTCTGCCTCTTGATAGGTGTTCGCAAAGTTCTCTACGATAAACAGGGCTTTGGTGCCACTATCATGCAGCTGATGCGATAACTCTCGGCTGGTATATAAAGGGTTGACGTTGACCAACACCATACCTGCACGGATGATCCCCAAAGCAACCACTGGATATTGCAGGAGGTTGGGCATCATCACCCCAACTTTATCACCTGTTACCAAGCCTAATGATTGTAAGTAACTGGCAATTTGGCGACTGTATAAATCCAATTCCTTAAAGCTAATCGATGCACCCATACAAATATAGGCCGTTTTTTTCCCATAACGGCTAAAGTTACGCTCAAACACATCAAGTAAAGAGGTATTGTCATCAGGCATATCGATAGTCGCATCAATGCCATAACGCTCATAAGTTTTCAACCATGGGCTGTCACTATCTATCGTCGGCATAGTAGGAAATACGCTGTCTTTATTCATTGCAGCGTTATCGTTTGTGGTCTCTTTATTGATACTGTCGGTCATAATTTTCCCTAAATGTTACCGTTAAAAACGTAGAATAATCTAATGAAAACACCATTATTTTTTGTGATTGATCAATGACAGCAGAAGCTTGTGAATAAAAAACGTGGTAACAAAAAAGGTTTGTCATTCACAAGCTTTGTCAATCAAAGCGCAACGTTAAGTCCTTAATAAATAGCACAATAACTCGGCATTGACGAATTAAAAACCCCTTTATCCCTGATAGTTTTATCAGAGATATAGCGCAAAACTAACGTCATGTCGTCGATAAATAGACAAATATGTCGGTAAGCACTATAGCAGTTTTGCTAAAAATTCTCTATCTCTACCTGACTGGGTCATAGCGACAAAAAAAGCAATAAATACAAAAAATGATAAGGCTGCATACCAGCAACCTTACCATTTTTGGATCACGACACCCAGTATCACAACCACCACTATCACGACGACTTAGCATCCTGATAGTTTCTTTCAGATTTAGTTCGTAGCGTTAGTTTGTAGCGTTAATTTTTATCATTAGTATCGTGGTGACTTATCATGATGACTTTACGAGTGCCTAACAAACAGTAGCAGACACTCATAAAAATACTCTGCCGCTGAAAGCTAGCTGATTAACCGTGGTTCTTTTCTTCCAGCACGCGCAAATCTTTGTGCAAAATCTTACCGACATTTGACTTTGGCAACTCATCGATGAACTCAACATAACGAGGACGCTTATAACCAGTTAAATTCTCTTTGCTATAAGCAAGCACTTCTTCTTTAGTCAAACTGTCATCACTACGCACGACATAAATCTTTGGCACTTCGCCGCTCTTTTCATCTTCGATACCGATGACACCGCACTCCAAAATCTTTGGATGACCTGACATCACATCTTCGACTTCGTTTGGATAGACGTTAAAGCCAGATACCAAAATCATATTCTTTTTACGATCAACGATTTTAAAGTAGCCTTCTTCATCCATCACGCCGATATCACCGGTACGGAAATAACCGTCAGACGTCATGACTTCAGCGGTAGCATCATCACGTTTCCAGTAGCCTTTCATCACTTGTGGGCCACGAACACAAATCTCGCCGCGCTCACCCAGTGCGACCTCATTGCCTTCTTCATCCAAGATAGCCATGTCTGTTGCTGGCATCGGTAGGCCAATATTGCCTGAGAATTCGCCCGTACCTTCTGGGTTTGCTGACGCCACAGGTGAAGTCTCTGACAGACCATAGCCTTGTACGATCACATTACCAGTAATTTTTTGCCATTTGTCAGCGGTGTCTTTTAATACTGCCATGCCACCGCCCATCGACATCTCAAGTTTGCTATGATCTAAGGCTTTAAATGGATCGCTATTTGCTAAAGCATTAAACAGCGTATTGACCGCTGGGAAAAACGCTGGTGGATAATCTTTATAAGCTTTGATTAAGCTTGCGCCGTCACGTGGGTTTGGTACCAGTAACCCAATACAACCACGATATAAACCAAACATGCCGCAAACGGTAAACGAGAAGATATGATATAGCGGCAAGGCGGTCATGATAACTGGCTGCTCATCCATACCTTCAAACTTATCAAAAGCATCGCCAAGATAGGTATCACATTGAATCAGGTTGGCGACTAAATTACCATGCGTGAGCATTGCGCCTTTAGCGACACCGGTCGTACCACCGGTATATTGCAAAACGGCAATATCATCAAGGCAGATGTTATCTGGACGTTTGTAATTTTTGGCTGAGAAGCGATTCAGTGCTGTTTTGAAGCTGGTGCTGGTTTTAAGATTATAGTCAGGTACAAGCTTCTTCACGTGACGCACGACCATATTGACGATAAAGCCTTTTAATGGACTCATCAAATCACCCATCGACGTCACGACGACATGGTCAACCAAGTCTTTACCAATGTCTTCATAGGTTTTGGCGAAGTTTTCTAAAATAAATAATGCTTTGGTATCAGAGTCTGTTAGTTGATGCTCAAGCTCTTTTGAGGTGTAAAGCGGGTTAACGTTAACCAAGGTCATGCCAGCACGCAGCACACCCAATACGGCAACTGGTAGCTGCAAAATATTTGGCATCATGACGCCGACTTTATCGCCTTTTTTTAACCCAAGTGATTGCAAGTAGGCAGCAATTTGTTTGCTATAACGATCTAAATCTTCGTAGGAGAGTTTTGCATCCATACATACAAACGCTGTCTTGCCAGCGTGCTTCGTAAAATTCTGCTCAAATATATCGATTAAAGAAGTATTAGCGGCTGGCATCTCAATGTCGTATTGAATACCAAGCTTTTCGTAAGTTTTGACCCATACTTTATCGTTACGACGAATTAGGTTACTGTGATTTTCCATAATCTTTTCTCTCCTAGTAATAGTACGCTACCGTCAACCCATGCGAATCACAGTGTGATAAAAATATAAAAACTCAGAGCGCAGGCTTGTCATCGTAATGGCAGGCTTGACTGTGAGGCAATCATATGGTGATGAGCAAACAATATAGCGGTAAATAGCCCTCTGTTCATTAACATACACACTTTATACAGACTACTCAATATAAAAGATTGCTACTTGAGTTCGCAAACTGTCTTGACGGTCAATAATATCTTAGTTATCAAAACCTTAATAGCGATAAGCGATAATTTTTCAGCGATTTATTAGCGAACATTTATTCATTAATACTCTTTATAGTGTTTTATCGTTAACTATTTTTTACCTTTACTATCAAGGGCAGTAGCAAGCTCTGTTAAGGTCACAAAGTTACGTCGTGTACCCTTTTTATCATTATCCAGCACGTCACGACCTGTCGTCTATTCTGACTTATGCCTTTTTAATTTTGCCAATATCCTTTACGATAGCGCTATCCTATTTGTACGCTTGCACCGATTATTTATACCTATTAAAACTGATAAGTGAACCCTATTTTATGTCCGATGTTATTGATCATACGATTGACCCTATTATTCCCACTGAACCGATGGATACTCGCTCAGTCGCAGAGTTCACTGAGCAGGCCTATCTCAACTATGCGATGTACGTCATCATGGATCGGGCGCTGCCAAATATCGCTGACGGTTTAAAGCCTGTCCAGCGCCGCATTGTTTACGCCATGAGTGAGCTGGGGCTAAAATCGACTGCTAAGGCCAAAAAGTCTGCACGTACCGTCGGTGACGTCTTGGGTAAATACCATCCGCATGGCGATAGTGCTTGTTATGAGGCGATGGTGCTGATGGCGCAGCCGTTCAGCTA
This region of Psychrobacter sp. JCM 18902 genomic DNA includes:
- a CDS encoding AMP-binding protein — encoded protein: MNKDSVFPTMPTIDSDSPWLKTYERYGIDATIDMPDDNTSLLDVFERNFSRYGKKTAYICMGASISFKELDLYSRQIASYLQSLGLVTGDKVGVMMPNLLQYPVVALGIIRAGMVLVNVNPLYTSRELSHQLHDSGTKALFIVENFANTYQEAEDKGQVEHVIVCKIGDMLGTVKGAVVNLVARHVKKMIPAYSLPNSVSFKHALSAVSASKYKRPDLNLSDVALLQYTGGTTGVAKGAMLSHGNLVANMLQISALMDSAFDDDVDANDVILTALPLYHVFSFMVCGMYGMYRGYAGLLIPNPRDLDGLIKEMAKYKPAFIPAVNTLFNGLVHKDGFADLDFSNLKASIGGGMSVLPSVAKEWHKITGLPIVEGYGLSETSPVAAFNPMTIAEFTGKIGIPASSTDIILIDDDENEVALGDRGEICVKGPQVMIGYQNRPEETAETFTANGFLKTGDIGIMDEKGFIKIVDRKKDMILVSGFNVYPNEIEEAMSEHPAVVECGAIGIPNDDRGEEPKLFVVKKGDVTEQELLDFGKKQLTGYKRPRHIQFVDELPKSNVGKILRKELRKMEGLE
- a CDS encoding AMP-binding protein, whose amino-acid sequence is MENHSNLIRRNDKVWVKTYEKLGIQYDIEMPAANTSLIDIFEQNFTKHAGKTAFVCMDAKLSYEDLDRYSKQIAAYLQSLGLKKGDKVGVMMPNILQLPVAVLGVLRAGMTLVNVNPLYTSKELEHQLTDSDTKALFILENFAKTYEDIGKDLVDHVVVTSMGDLMSPLKGFIVNMVVRHVKKLVPDYNLKTSTSFKTALNRFSAKNYKRPDNICLDDIAVLQYTGGTTGVAKGAMLTHGNLVANLIQCDTYLGDAFDKFEGMDEQPVIMTALPLYHIFSFTVCGMFGLYRGCIGLLVPNPRDGASLIKAYKDYPPAFFPAVNTLFNALANSDPFKALDHSKLEMSMGGGMAVLKDTADKWQKITGNVIVQGYGLSETSPVASANPEGTGEFSGNIGLPMPATDMAILDEEGNEVALGERGEICVRGPQVMKGYWKRDDATAEVMTSDGYFRTGDIGVMDEEGYFKIVDRKKNMILVSGFNVYPNEVEDVMSGHPKILECGVIGIEDEKSGEVPKIYVVRSDDSLTKEEVLAYSKENLTGYKRPRYVEFIDELPKSNVGKILHKDLRVLEEKNHG